Proteins from a genomic interval of Solea solea chromosome 10, fSolSol10.1, whole genome shotgun sequence:
- the tbce gene encoding tubulin-specific chaperone E, translating into MGVDLTEPEVPADAVGRRVLCGVDRATVRYVGPVPPTPGLWLGVEWDDPSRGKHDGSHGGVHYFTCRHSTGASFVRPAKVNFGVDYLTAVRQIYHDNTENEPSEDTPIPVMWTHVKEQSLQNRTSVLLHKTGVNGAGAEGEIRKATPNVKWLDLSRSLISRWSDVIDICEQLERLEKLVLSFNRLRLTSDPSLHCQAFCRLTVLTLHDCDLTWPQILECAPMWPQLEELSVLENNITELQRPVDVLQNIRRLNISSNPLQQETVLCLSALPRLELLNLSNTGLSIIRFEDAAPGCQTAMFPNLKELYVNDNNISEWCVVDELAKLRGLVKLSCRHNRLTTSDRNRKTADQILIAKLGRLSVLNNCQIHAEERRGAELDYLKMFGEEWLKAGGPVQSNTEFACQHPRYQSLIDKYGAPEEGELKKPQPMTLKNQLLKITFVFPDDAERSQIEKKLPASMIVQKMKGFLHRLLKIPATDLRLSYSSPMKAETEFEIDNDLKTLFFYSIEDGDQVLVRWS; encoded by the exons ATGGGAGTGGACCTCACGGAGCCGGAGGTTCCCGCAGACGCGGTGGGCCGGCGTGTGTTGTGCGGTGTGGACCGGGCGACGGTGCGGTACGTGGGCCCGGTGCCACCGACACCAG gtcTGTGGCTCGGTGTAGAGTGGGACGACCCCAGCAGAGGCAAACATGACGGCAGCCATGGCGGCGTGCACTACTTTACATGCAG ACACTCTACAGGCGCCTCCTTCGTGCGCCCGGCGAAGGTCAACTTCGGTGTGGATTACCTCACCGCTGTGCGACAAATTTACCATGACAACACAGAGAATGAGCCGAGTGAGGACACGCCCATCCCGGTGATGTGGACGCACGTCAAGGAGCAAAG TTTACAGAATCGTACGTCAGTGTTGCTTCATAAAACCGGAGTGAACGGCGCCGGCGCTGAAGGAGAAATCCGCAAAGCGACGCCCA ACGTCAAGTGGTTGGACCTGAGTCGCAGTTTGATTTCCCGCTGGAGCGACGTGATCGACATCTGTGAACAACTGGAGCGACTGGAAAAGCTGgtgctcag TTTCAACAGGCTacgtttgacctctgacccctcgCTGCACTGCCAAGCGTTCTGTCGACTCACAGTTTTGACGCTGCATGACTGTGACCTCACCTGGCctcag ATCCTGGAGTGTGCCCCCATGTGGCCACAGCTGGAGGAGCTGTCTGTGCTGGAGAACAacatcacagagctgcagag ACCAGTCGACGTCCTCCAGAACATCCGCAGGCTCAATATTTCGTCAAATCCTCTGCAGCAGGAAACtgtcctgtgtctctctgctctgccCAG ACTCGAGCTGTTGAACTTGTCCAACACTGGACTGTCCATCATCAGGTTTGAGGACGCTGCTcctg GTTGTCAGACTGCAATGTTTCCAAATCTGAAAGAACTCTACGTCAACGACAACAACATCTctgag tggtGTGTGGTGGACGAGTTGGCCAAACTTCGTGGTCTGGTGAAGTTGTCGTGTCGTCACAATCGTCTGACGACCAGTGACAGAAATCGTAAAACAGCTGATCAGATTCTGATCGCGAAACTGGGACGACTGAGTGTTTTAAACaactgtcag ATTCATGCAGAGGAGCGGAGGGGGGCGGAGCTTGACTATCTCAAGATGTTTGGAGAGGAGTGGCTAAAGGCGGGGGGGCCTGTTCAGAGCAACACCGAGTTCGCTTGTCAACATCCTCGCTACCAGAGCCTCATCGACA AGTACGGAGCTCCAGAAGAAggagaactgaagaagcctcagCCGATGACTCTGAAGAATCAGCTGTTAA AAATCACGTTTGTGTTTCCTGACGATGCCGAGCGATCGCAGATCGAGAAGAAACTTCCAG CCTCCATGATCGTTCAGAAGATGAAAGGTTTCCTCCACAGACTTCTGAAGATTCCAGCCACAGATCTGAGGCTCAGCTACAGCAGCCCCATG aaGGCAGAGACAGAGTTTGAAATAGACAACGACCtgaagactctttttttttactccatagAGGACGGAGACCAAGTCCTGGTGCGCTGGTCCTGA
- the rbm34 gene encoding RNA-binding protein 34: protein MTTTKKKKLPLSEAAAAASSGQQSADYVVGQVSGSLFQKTSSASGSLSNLFGSAAPAAALLFQPVPETKSELKEQQDETPEVKGQPKKKQQREKRSEAEQKLDNRENALQNADEDEQDTSTKKKTATVRTKRTASESGVHNDTEHWVKKRQRTKSCKEEEAAKTKRTVFVGNLPTSCTKKTLRSLFRDKGNIESIRFRSVVREDPSMSRKVAAIKRQIHPKKPSVNAYVVFKDEGGVANALERNGVEIEKDFVIRVDRVTDSSSHDHKRSVFVGNLSFEISEVVFRRHFEPCGSVEAVRLVRDKNSGLGKGFGYVLFENADSVMLALELDGSAMDGRSIRVKRSVKKEKQKKTNSERGSAHGPMRGAGRGRGSAHGPMRGAGRGRGAMATPGRGSAHGPMRGTGRGRGVTAPPGRGRGFKSPQKLGRNQVSANGSASFRGQMVDPNKKMKKKERVKRKPKPNKAVHI from the exons ATGACgacgacgaagaagaagaaacttccACTCAG tgaggcggcggcggcggcgtccTCAGGTCAACAGTCAGCGGATTACGTGGTCGGTCAAGTGTCGGGGAGTTTGTTCCAGAAAACGTCCTCAGCCTCAGGATCGCTGTCCAATCTGTTCGGCTCCGCTGCTCCGGCGGCCGCTCTTCTCTTTCAGCCTGTACctgag ACAAAGTCAGAGCTGAAAGAGCAGCAGGATGAAActccagaggtcaaaggtcagcccaagaagaagcagcagagggagaagaggtCAGAGGCCGAGCAGAAGCTGgacaacag GGAGAACGCTCTGCAGAACGCTGACGAAGATGAGCAGGACACGTCCACGAAGAAGAAGACGGCGACGGTGAGGACAAAGAGGACGGCCTCAGAGTCGGGCGTCCACAACGACACCGAGCACTGGgtgaagaagagacagaggacaaaaTCCTGCAAAGAGGAAGAGGCTGCCAAGACCAAGAGGACTGTGTTTGTGGGGAATCTGCCCACCAGCTGCACcaagaag ACGCTGAGGAGTTTGTTCAGAGACAAAGGAAACATCGAGTCTATACGCTTTCGCTCtgtg GTCAGAGAGGATCCGTCCATGTCCCGAAAAGTCGCAGCGATCAA ACGTCAGATTCATCCAAAGAAGCCGAGCGTCAACGCCTACGTGGTGTTTAAAGACGAGGGGGGCGTCGCCAATGCGCTGGAGAG GAATGGTGTGGAGATCGAGAAAGACTTTGTCATCAGAGTGGACAGAGTGACGGACAGCTCGTCG CACGACCACAAGCGCTCCGTGTTCGTGGGGAACCTGTCGTTTG agaTAAGTGAGGTCGTGTTCCGGCGACATTTTGAGCCGTGTGGGTCAGTGGAAGCGGTCCGACTGGTCCGAGACAAGAACTCTGGACTAGGGAAGGGATTTGGCTACGTCCTGTTTGAG aACGCTGACTCGGTCATGTTGGCACTGGAGCTGGACGGCTCGGCGATGGACGGACGCTCGATCCGCGTCAAACGTTCAGTGAAGAaagagaagcagaagaaaactAACAGTGAGCGAGGCTCCGCCCACGGCCCCAtgaggggggcggggcggggTAGAGGCTCCGCCCATGGCCCCATGAGGGGGGCAGGGCGGGGCAGAGGAGCGATGGCTACGCCCGGCAGAGGCTCTGCCCATGGCCCCATGAGGGGGACGGGGCGGGGCAGAGGAGTGACGGCTCCACCCGGCCGAGGCCGAGGCTTCAAGTCTCCACAGAAATTGGGCAGGAACCAGGTGTCGGCCAATGGCTCCGCCTCCTTCAGAGGACAGATGGTGGATCCaaacaaaaagatgaaaaagaaagagagagtgaagaggaaaCCAAAGCCAAACAAGGCCGTTCATATCTGA